A genome region from Chloroflexota bacterium includes the following:
- a CDS encoding respiratory nitrate reductase subunit gamma: protein MAWNLLAGLLIGFAYLSFIILVAGLAFRLYLYAKTPAPLKIVSTPGPKTTGGVLTRLAGDALIFPNLFQADKALWAGAWVFHVCLALVFFRHARYFLYPVPEWISDWASPGILMGFVLPIPALYLFWRRLALPRNLFISGLPDYISLMLIILIAATGMLVSYYARVYLVDVKAFTLGLLSLKPVAPPAHPIFLAHFFLVCLLMIYFPFSKLVHAGGIFFSPTRNQRDNVLQKRYVNPWDKEVGID from the coding sequence ATGGCTTGGAATCTCCTCGCGGGTTTGCTCATCGGTTTCGCTTATCTCTCGTTCATTATTCTCGTCGCGGGATTAGCGTTTCGGCTGTACCTCTACGCCAAGACGCCTGCGCCGCTCAAGATCGTTTCGACGCCCGGACCTAAAACAACCGGCGGCGTTCTCACGCGCCTGGCGGGCGACGCGCTCATCTTTCCCAATCTGTTCCAAGCGGACAAGGCGTTGTGGGCGGGCGCGTGGGTGTTCCATGTCTGCTTGGCGCTCGTCTTTTTCCGGCACGCGCGCTATTTTTTGTATCCCGTTCCCGAATGGATTTCCGATTGGGCGAGTCCCGGCATCCTGATGGGATTCGTCTTGCCGATTCCCGCGCTCTATTTGTTCTGGCGACGCTTGGCTCTGCCGCGCAACTTGTTCATCTCCGGCTTGCCCGATTACATTTCGCTGATGCTCATCATTCTCATCGCGGCGACGGGAATGCTCGTCAGTTATTACGCGCGCGTGTACCTCGTGGATGTCAAGGCATTCACCCTGGGTCTGCTGTCGCTCAAGCCGGTCGCGCCGCCCGCGCATCCGATTTTCCTCGCGCATTTCTTTCTCGTCTGTTTGTTGATGATCTATTTTCCGTTCAGCAAACTCGTGCACGCCGGCGGCATTTTCTTTTCGCCGACGCGCAATCAGCGCGACAATGTGTTGCAAAAACGATACGTGAATCCCTGGGACAAGGAGGTTGGCATTGACTAG